The Thermoproteota archaeon sequence TCATGTGATTCAGGAAGTACTCGATGACCGTGCCCTGCCTGTGGTAGTCCCACGGGTGCATGTGGAAGAACCACCTCTCCATGCCGACGAGCTGCTCTACCTTCACCGAAGATGCCCCCAGCACGAACACAAGCGGCTTGTAGTTCTTGATCGCATTCATGGAGGCGTAGGTGACGGTGGAGGAGTAGAAACCTATGATTATCGGGACCTTCTCCTTGGTGATCAGGTCGGTCGCCCCAGTTATAGCCGTGTTGGGGTCGCCCTTGGTGTCCCTTATCACTAACTCTACTGGCTTGCCTAGGACGCCACCGTTAGCGTTTATCTCCTCCACAGCCATCTTCATGCCCCTCAGAGCCTCCTGACCTGCTGACGCGTACGAAGCGGTGCTCAAAGGCAGAATCACGCCCAACCGGATCCTATCCGGCAGGCCCCCGGCGCTAGAGGGGGCCTGTCCAGACATGAGCACGTAGGCCCCCGCGACCACCACGATCAGAATGACGATTGCAGCCGCTGCAACTTTCATATCCATAAAATCACCACCCTTCAAAGCGGGCAGACCTAGAGGAGTTGGGAAAAACTTAAAGGCTTCGGCATCTTACTTAGGTCTTGGAGCGTTATTTAGTCTATCAGCGATATCAGCGATGCGCTGAGTAGCTTGGGGGGTCGTCAAAATGACGGGAGGCATAGTGGCGATAAGGGACCTTAACGTGGATCCGGACTCGCTGGACAGGGTCATCGAGGTAGTGAACATCCACAAGTACTTCGGTGGATTGAAGGCCCTCAAGGGAGTTTCCTTCCATGTGAAGCCTAGGGAAGTGTTGGGGATAATAGGACCGAACGGCGCCGGCAAGACGACGCTTTTCAACGTCATCACAGGATTTCTCAGACCTGAGAGGGGGAGGGTCATCTACCTGGGCCACGACATCACGGGGAGAAGGCCCCATTATCTAAGCAAGCTCGGTCTTGCTAGGACTTTCCAGATAGCCAAACCCTTCGAGGGAATGAGCACATTGGAGAACGTATTGATAGGGCTACTGTTCGCGAGGAGGGGCAGAAACGAATTCAGGGTCGGAATGAGAGATCTGATCCGCGAGGCTAGGAGTATACTAGAGGTGGTGGGATTGGGGCACAAAGCCGATTCCCCTGCAGGCCATCTCACCGTCGTCGAGAGGAAGAGGCTTGAGCTGGCCAGAGTGCTAGCTATCGAGCCAACAGTCCTCCTGCTGGACGAGGTCATGGCCGGGCTGAGCAGCCAGGAGGTGGAGTGGGAGGTCGATCTCCTCAGGAGGATAAAGGAGGAGAGGGATCTCACTGTTGTGATGATAGAGCACGTGATGAAGGCCATAATGAGTTTCAGCGACCGCTTGGTGGTGCTCCATCACGGCGAGAAGATAGCGGAGGGCAGACCGGAGGAGGTGGCGAGGGATCCAAAGGTGGTCGAGGCCTACCTAGGTGAGGATTAGATGCTAGAGATAAGGGGGCTAAATGCCGGTTACGGGGAAGTCCAGGTACTGTGGGACGTCAGCCTGAGGGTGAATAGGGGAGAGATAGTTTCGCTGATCGGGGCGAACGGCGCCGGCAAGACCACCACGCTGAAGAGCGTGATGGGCATAGTGAGACCTTTCAGTGGGGAGATAGAGTTCAACGGGGAGGGGATAACTGGACTTCCTACTCACCGGATAGTGAAGATGGGGCTCTCCCTAGTGCCTGAGGGCAGACACCTCTTTCCGAAGATGACAGTCATGGAGAACCTGAGGATGGGTGCCTACGCTGTGGACAGCTCTAAGTACCAGGACCTCTTGGAAAGGGTCTTCCAGATATTCCCAGTCCTCAAGGAGAGGAAGAATCAGCTTGCCTCGACCCTGAGCGGCGGGGAGCAGCAGATGCTTGCCATAGCTAGGGGACTTATGAGCGATCCGCAGATACTAATGCTGGACGAGCCCTCCTTGGGCCTGGCGCCCAAGATAGTCAAGAGGGTCATGAAGGTCGTCTCGGAGATAAGGGAGGAAGGGGTGACCATCCTGCTGGTTGAGCAGAACGCCAAGATCTCATTGGAGATCTCTGACAGGGGGTACGTTCTCGAGACGGGCAGGGTGGTCTTGGAGGGGGACAGCGAGGAGCTCCTGAGGAACGAGCACGTCAGAAGGGCTTATCTTGGTTTGATGTAGATGCTTCGCCTTTTTCAGTATTTATGCGACCGAATAGAAGTACTATGGAGAATTAAGGGCCAACTGAGAAATCAGAAGTATGAATTAAAGAAAAATAGGAAAAGACACCCTTAGAATCCCCATGAGTGGTATATGGACCTAGTGGAATACCTGTCCAGAGTGTTTCTAGTACTGAGAAAGACCACCTTGTTCTCAATTATTAGAAAACTCCTGAAGAAAGAGCGAGATTACGGCTTCGTGGATACTTGGGTGCTAGTGAACACAATAGCATCCGCTATATTTTCTCTAATGACGCTTCAAGGATGCTTGGGATATTTAGGCGTTTTAATCTGCTTATATAGTTGTTACAGGGTTCTGGAGATACTTATATATCAAATTAACGTGGTCTTCTTTGACTGGTACAGAAGGAGAGGTTCCCTCCTCCCCTATAGAGTTAAGAATCTAATTAGATCGAATATCCTAGTTATGTTTAACTTTGCGGAGATTATGTTCTGGTTTACGATAACTTATAAATTACTGGGCATTAGACCTTCCAGCTACAATGCGGGGTACTTAACGTATCTGCTCATGAGCCTCTCGGTGATGACAGGATACGGGATAGTGCTGCCTGATGTAGTCAATCCTTTAGCGATGGTAGTTGTACTGATCCACGGCTTAATAGGAATCTTTCTGATGTTAGTCGTCATAGCGAGGTTCGTATCAATGATTCCACCTATCGCTGAATTACCTGAAGGAGTTGCCTCTTAGTTTACTGATCAGTAAAATTTTAAGGATTTATCAAAAATTAGGAAGATTAGTGATGGCAACTTGACGAGCATAAGTAATGAACATTATCTTGAAACTGGTATGATCGTCCTTTGAGGTCAGGACCATGGATTCTACGCTCCACTGGCACGAGTTCGTGAGGCGAGATGCCCCGCTCGTCATATACTATCCAGCATGCGGTGGCGGAGAGGAGTGCATGACCGCCTGCCCCTTCTCTAGCGAGGTATGAAAGCTCAGGACAATGAGAGTTTCGCTGTTTGGAGTAAGTGAGAGGCCGAGGAGGAGGCCTGTGATGGTGAATCCCGAGGCATGTCGCCGATGCTATGTGTGCGTTCAGGCATGCCCCACGGGGGCTCTCAGGGTCAACGAAGGTACTACGTTCCATGGCAGGTGCAGGGAGGCACTCATCCTGATTCACAACATCCTGAAGCTTCCCTTCAAGAGGAGGTACGGTGTCAGGTTCGTCCTCAGGAGGGAACACATTCGGAGGTTCCTCGTGAACAACTTCAGAGTTGCAGCTAGCTAGTCGGTTCGCGCGTCGGGTTGGATCCCACGGCGCCCCCCGGCAGGATCCTCCACGTAATTATGGTCAGTGGAATCAGGCCTATGGCTGCGATCCCGAAGGGGAGGGGCGGATAAAGGCTGTAGGCTATCCCCCCAACCCCCGACATCATGCCGGACAGGTTACCCTCGAGCAACCCGCTTATCGCGCTGACCTTTCCCCTGACCTCCCTGTCGGTGAGATCCGCCATGAGGGCGAACGCTGCTGGTCGTGACGCGAAGGCCACGGCGATGAGCATCGAGCCCAACACGTACAGGGGTTGATCTTTGGGCGC is a genomic window containing:
- a CDS encoding 4Fe-4S binding protein, translated to MRVSLFGVSERPRRRPVMVNPEACRRCYVCVQACPTGALRVNEGTTFHGRCREALILIHNILKLPFKRRYGVRFVLRREHIRRFLVNNFRVAAS
- a CDS encoding ABC transporter ATP-binding protein → MTGGIVAIRDLNVDPDSLDRVIEVVNIHKYFGGLKALKGVSFHVKPREVLGIIGPNGAGKTTLFNVITGFLRPERGRVIYLGHDITGRRPHYLSKLGLARTFQIAKPFEGMSTLENVLIGLLFARRGRNEFRVGMRDLIREARSILEVVGLGHKADSPAGHLTVVERKRLELARVLAIEPTVLLLDEVMAGLSSQEVEWEVDLLRRIKEERDLTVVMIEHVMKAIMSFSDRLVVLHHGEKIAEGRPEEVARDPKVVEAYLGED
- a CDS encoding ABC transporter ATP-binding protein — protein: MLEIRGLNAGYGEVQVLWDVSLRVNRGEIVSLIGANGAGKTTTLKSVMGIVRPFSGEIEFNGEGITGLPTHRIVKMGLSLVPEGRHLFPKMTVMENLRMGAYAVDSSKYQDLLERVFQIFPVLKERKNQLASTLSGGEQQMLAIARGLMSDPQILMLDEPSLGLAPKIVKRVMKVVSEIREEGVTILLVEQNAKISLEISDRGYVLETGRVVLEGDSEELLRNEHVRRAYLGLM